A stretch of Syntrophus gentianae DNA encodes these proteins:
- the ubiE gene encoding bifunctional demethylmenaquinone methyltransferase/2-methoxy-6-polyprenyl-1,4-benzoquinol methylase UbiE, with protein sequence MEEPLKRNYAPVKDLKPDEHIRMVQEIFATVTGKYDFLNHLLSFRRDVAWRRFAARKMRFPKTRRYLDVATGTADLALEVARRYPDVQVTGLDFVPEMLEKAAEKSARRKECRDRVSFVQGDALALPFADQSFDVVGIAFGIRNIPDRPGALREFHRVLVNGGQVAVLEMQSPQVKVLRLLCSFYLRSVLPRLARRFTRNPAAYLYLADSILSFPPPERFSGMMRDAGFSDVRHYPLTLGITRLYVGWKPE encoded by the coding sequence GTGGAAGAGCCCCTGAAAAGAAATTACGCACCGGTTAAAGACCTGAAGCCGGATGAGCACATCCGCATGGTTCAGGAAATTTTTGCAACGGTTACGGGAAAGTACGATTTTCTCAATCATCTGCTCAGTTTCCGCCGGGATGTGGCCTGGCGGCGGTTTGCCGCCAGGAAGATGCGTTTCCCCAAAACCCGCCGCTACCTCGATGTGGCCACCGGAACGGCAGACCTGGCCCTGGAAGTGGCGCGCCGCTATCCGGATGTTCAGGTGACCGGTTTGGATTTTGTCCCGGAAATGCTGGAAAAGGCGGCGGAAAAAAGCGCCCGCCGGAAGGAATGCCGGGACCGGGTATCCTTTGTCCAGGGAGACGCTTTGGCCCTTCCCTTTGCCGACCAATCCTTCGATGTGGTGGGGATCGCCTTCGGCATCCGCAACATTCCCGACCGTCCAGGGGCACTGCGGGAGTTCCACCGGGTCCTGGTGAATGGCGGTCAGGTGGCCGTTCTGGAGATGCAGTCGCCGCAGGTGAAGGTTTTGCGGCTTCTGTGCAGCTTCTATCTCCGCTCTGTCCTGCCCCGGCTGGCCCGCCGCTTTACCCGCAATCCCGCCGCCTATCTCTATCTTGCCGACTCCATTCTCTCTTTCCCTCCTCCGGAGCGCTTCTCCGGAATGATGCGCGACGCCGGCTTTTCGGATGTTCGGCATTATCCACTGACCTTGGGCATAACCCGGCTTTATGTCGGCTGGAAACCCGAGTGA
- a CDS encoding zinc metalloprotease HtpX, with translation MNTLKVILLLASLSGLLMLVGYFVARGTGVVIALVLSALMNFGSYWYSDTIVLRMYSAREVSRQEAPVLYNAVESLSARAKMPKPRIYMISNETPNAFATGRDENHAAVSVTSGILKILNKEELEGVLAHELAHIQHKDILIGSMAATVASAVVLLSRWAVFFGNDEGKGMIPAIAMAIIAPIAATVIQMAISRSREYEADAGSAQITGKPEALAGALRKLTLAARTTPLNANPSTAHMFIVNPLSGDFIRTLFSTHPPIEKRIERLQQMEAAQKD, from the coding sequence ATGAACACACTCAAAGTGATTCTCCTGCTGGCCTCCCTGTCCGGCTTGCTCATGCTCGTCGGCTATTTTGTCGCCCGGGGGACCGGCGTCGTGATTGCCCTTGTCCTCTCGGCCCTGATGAACTTCGGGAGTTACTGGTACTCGGACACCATTGTTCTGCGCATGTATTCCGCCCGGGAAGTCTCCCGGCAAGAGGCCCCTGTTCTCTACAACGCCGTGGAATCCCTATCTGCCAGGGCCAAAATGCCAAAGCCGCGGATATACATGATTTCCAACGAGACGCCCAATGCCTTCGCCACGGGAAGGGATGAAAACCATGCCGCCGTCTCAGTGACGTCCGGCATCCTGAAAATTCTCAATAAAGAGGAACTGGAAGGCGTTCTCGCCCATGAACTGGCCCACATTCAACACAAGGACATCCTGATCGGTTCCATGGCGGCAACGGTGGCGAGTGCGGTCGTCCTGTTGTCCCGGTGGGCCGTTTTTTTCGGCAATGATGAGGGGAAAGGCATGATTCCGGCCATCGCCATGGCGATCATCGCCCCCATCGCGGCAACGGTGATTCAAATGGCGATCTCCCGATCTCGGGAATATGAAGCCGATGCGGGAAGCGCCCAGATCACCGGGAAGCCTGAGGCCCTGGCCGGTGCGCTCCGGAAATTGACCCTCGCTGCCAGGACGACCCCGCTAAACGCAAACCCATCCACCGCGCACATGTTCATCGTGAATCCTTTATCTGGCGATTTTATTCGTACGCTTTTCAGCACCCACCCCCCGATTGAAAAAAGGATCGAGCGCTTGCAGCAGATGGAGGCAGCTCAGAAGGATTAA
- a CDS encoding PspC domain-containing protein: protein MDENNWLQQFSKSQRDKWIGGVCGGLGEHTPIPSWFWRFLFVFLFLFYGFGFLLYILLWIFVPKSGST from the coding sequence ATGGACGAAAATAACTGGCTGCAGCAATTTTCGAAATCGCAAAGGGACAAATGGATCGGCGGTGTCTGCGGAGGATTGGGTGAGCATACACCCATTCCGTCCTGGTTCTGGCGATTTCTCTTTGTTTTTCTGTTCCTCTTCTATGGTTTCGGATTCCTGCTGTACATTCTCCTGTGGATCTTCGTTCCGAAAAGCGGCAGCACTTGA
- the rnhA gene encoding ribonuclease HI, which produces MGLTPRTGSKKTATPGTDASQKKVTLYTDGACLGNPGPGGYGVVLLYGEHRKELSGGYRLTTNNRMEILAAIKGLETLKVPCAVTLYSDSQYLVNAINKGWAKRWRANGWKRNSREKALNPDLWERLLNLCSLHEVTFVWVRGHANNTENERCDVLSKEAAGRTNLEADRGYGQEILS; this is translated from the coding sequence ATGGGGTTAACTCCTCGAACCGGGAGCAAGAAGACGGCAACTCCCGGCACGGACGCTTCTCAAAAAAAAGTAACGCTCTACACCGATGGCGCCTGTCTGGGGAATCCCGGACCGGGAGGGTACGGGGTTGTGCTCCTCTATGGAGAACACCGTAAAGAACTCTCCGGCGGCTATCGGCTGACAACGAACAACCGCATGGAAATCCTCGCGGCCATTAAAGGTCTGGAGACCTTGAAGGTCCCCTGTGCGGTCACTCTTTACTCGGATTCACAATATCTTGTAAATGCCATCAACAAGGGATGGGCAAAACGCTGGCGGGCAAACGGCTGGAAGCGGAATTCACGGGAAAAGGCGCTCAATCCCGATCTCTGGGAACGGCTGCTGAATCTATGCTCCCTGCATGAGGTCACTTTCGTCTGGGTACGGGGACATGCGAACAATACGGAAAACGAACGTTGCGATGTTCTGTCCAAGGAGGCTGCCGGGCGGACAAACCTCGAAGCGGATCGGGGATACGGACAGGAAATTCTTTCCTGA
- the mobB gene encoding molybdopterin-guanine dinucleotide biosynthesis protein B — MKSFIPVISIVGKSNTGKTTLIEKLIPELVKRGYRVATIKHHLHDFDIDVEGKDSWRHRQAGARATIVATPRKVALIEDVEEDFSIEVLRERYVHDVDLILTEGFKGNPHPKIEIYRAVLKRELLCGPEDNLLALASDTPLKIGVPCLDINDTRGLVDLIEATVLKK; from the coding sequence ATGAAATCCTTCATTCCTGTCATTTCCATCGTCGGCAAATCCAATACGGGAAAAACGACGCTGATTGAAAAGCTGATTCCGGAACTGGTCAAAAGGGGATACCGGGTGGCAACCATCAAACATCATCTTCATGATTTCGATATCGATGTCGAAGGCAAGGACAGCTGGCGGCACCGGCAGGCAGGCGCCCGGGCAACGATCGTTGCAACCCCGCGAAAGGTGGCTTTGATTGAAGATGTGGAGGAAGATTTCAGCATCGAGGTCCTCCGGGAACGCTACGTCCACGATGTGGATCTGATTCTGACGGAAGGGTTCAAAGGCAACCCCCATCCAAAGATTGAGATTTACCGGGCCGTCCTCAAACGAGAGTTGCTCTGCGGTCCGGAGGACAACCTGCTTGCCCTGGCCAGTGACACACCGCTGAAAATCGGCGTACCCTGCCTGGACATCAACGATACCCGGGGACTGGTGGATCTTATCGAAGCGACGGTTCTGAAAAAATAA
- a CDS encoding formate dehydrogenase accessory protein FdhE yields the protein MANMLNALKTIEQYKSDSPYYSELLDILAELLILREEYLKTSGGMIFPVDEHLIPQKVAGGLPLIDFISGKFDISLPRNYFLKLLEIAGKRSPERTQEMLKQLEDGDLDFEKMIRYTFDPLAEGEFPEEKDDDFYDLVELFLEESLRPELEKIAHHYGERISQLGWSEGYCPICGKEPKIGKIKAGDGRRYLFCNQCGFEWHYRRVKCPFCGNEEQHALAYFTIEGDERYRVDVCNVCKRYIKMVDLRETEQEANLDVEDIATLHLDMLAYEEGYS from the coding sequence ATGGCGAACATGCTGAATGCCTTAAAGACGATTGAGCAGTACAAATCCGACAGTCCGTACTACAGCGAACTGCTGGATATTCTGGCGGAGTTGCTCATCCTGCGGGAAGAGTATCTCAAGACTTCCGGCGGAATGATCTTTCCGGTGGATGAACACCTGATCCCCCAGAAAGTGGCAGGTGGTTTACCTCTTATTGACTTTATCTCCGGAAAATTCGATATCTCTCTGCCGCGGAACTATTTCCTCAAGCTGCTGGAAATCGCAGGAAAGCGGTCCCCGGAAAGAACACAGGAAATGCTGAAACAGCTCGAGGACGGAGATCTGGATTTTGAGAAGATGATCCGTTACACCTTCGACCCCCTTGCGGAAGGAGAATTTCCCGAGGAAAAGGATGATGATTTTTATGATCTTGTGGAGCTGTTTCTGGAAGAAAGTCTGAGACCGGAATTGGAAAAGATCGCCCATCATTACGGCGAGAGGATTTCCCAACTCGGATGGTCCGAAGGCTACTGCCCGATCTGCGGAAAAGAACCGAAAATCGGGAAGATCAAGGCCGGTGATGGACGTCGTTATCTCTTCTGCAACCAGTGCGGTTTTGAGTGGCACTACCGGCGGGTGAAATGTCCCTTCTGCGGCAATGAAGAACAGCACGCCCTTGCCTATTTCACCATCGAAGGGGATGAGCGTTACCGTGTGGATGTGTGTAATGTCTGCAAACGTTACATCAAGATGGTCGATCTGAGAGAGACGGAACAGGAGGCCAATCTCGACGTTGAAGACATTGCCACCCTTCATCTCGACATGCTGGCCTACGAGGAAGGTTACAGTTAG
- a CDS encoding endonuclease III domain-containing protein — protein MDTEKIALLIDRLEVSLEGSYIPIVTQLAETQHNPFEILISTVLSLRTKDEVTAAATERLFRLASTPERMLKLSEEEIRQAIYPVGFYRNKARQISGICRDLLDRFSSRVPDTLENLLSLNGVGRKTANLVLSLGYGQEAICVDTHVHRISNRLGLVSTKTPEQTESALQDVLPRCYWSRYNTLLVSFGQRVCRPLSPLCSTCPLGDLCPRIAVTRHR, from the coding sequence ATGGACACTGAAAAGATCGCTCTTCTGATTGATCGACTGGAGGTCAGTCTGGAAGGCAGTTATATTCCCATCGTCACACAACTGGCGGAAACGCAGCACAATCCTTTTGAAATCCTCATTTCCACAGTGCTCAGTCTCCGAACGAAGGACGAGGTCACGGCCGCAGCCACGGAGAGGCTCTTTCGTCTGGCCTCAACGCCGGAGAGGATGCTGAAGCTGAGCGAAGAGGAAATTCGCCAGGCCATTTATCCCGTCGGCTTTTACCGGAACAAGGCCCGGCAGATTTCCGGAATCTGCCGGGATCTTCTTGACCGGTTTTCCTCCCGGGTTCCCGATACTCTGGAAAATCTGCTTTCCCTCAATGGTGTAGGGCGGAAAACGGCCAATCTTGTCCTTTCCTTGGGCTACGGGCAGGAGGCCATCTGTGTGGATACCCATGTCCACCGGATCTCCAACCGTCTCGGTCTGGTGAGCACCAAAACACCGGAGCAGACGGAATCGGCTCTGCAAGACGTTCTGCCGCGCTGCTACTGGTCCCGCTACAATACCCTCTTGGTTTCCTTCGGTCAGCGCGTCTGCCGTCCTCTTTCACCCCTCTGCAGCACCTGCCCCCTCGGAGATCTCTGCCCCCGCATTGCCGTGACCCGCCACCGCTGA
- the polX gene encoding DNA polymerase/3'-5' exonuclease PolX encodes MKNTDIAGIFEQMANFLEIKGENPFKIRAYRRAAQVVEHLPREIAVMLASGEDLKALPGIGQAIAAKMEELVRTGHLAAWETLKNSLPEGLSDLLEIPGIGPKTAYRLATELGISSVDELEQAIQQGKVASLFRLGDRTAENLLHQIQSLRRKDQRIPLGQALPVVEEVLSRLRLLTGAKNLLAAGSLRRFRETVGDIDLMGTAENPEAVIRSFVALPLVREVLVQGPTKASVILADGLQADLRMVEHEAFGSLLQYFTGSRQHNIALRTRMQKKGLKLSEYGITDVDTDKLEKFTTEEAFYGRLGMQYIPPEIREDRGEIDLAAKNALPELVQRSDIRGDLHVHTNWSDGAAPLESMAQAAKAAGYSYLAITDHSGGLGVAGGLNEERLLKQQQAIRRLNKELEGIRLLSGIEVNILADGRLDLSDEILSRLDVVVASVHSALNQNEAKMTRRILKALENPHVDILAHPTGRLIGKREPVAVDLEAVFQGAAAHRKVLEINCMPDRLDLQDISIYRARELGLLLAISTDAHRPEHFDLIRFGIGMARRGWCQPSSILNSRPVEEVLAHLKGGDAVR; translated from the coding sequence ATGAAGAATACCGACATCGCCGGGATCTTTGAGCAAATGGCGAATTTCCTGGAAATCAAGGGCGAAAACCCATTTAAAATCCGGGCTTATCGCCGAGCCGCCCAGGTCGTTGAACACCTGCCCCGGGAAATTGCCGTCATGCTGGCGTCAGGGGAGGATTTGAAAGCCCTTCCCGGAATCGGCCAGGCGATCGCCGCCAAGATGGAGGAACTGGTCCGCACCGGTCATCTGGCTGCCTGGGAAACCCTGAAGAATTCTCTTCCTGAAGGTCTCTCCGATCTTCTCGAGATTCCGGGCATTGGCCCGAAGACCGCCTATCGCCTGGCGACGGAACTGGGAATTTCCTCTGTCGATGAGTTAGAGCAGGCCATTCAACAGGGAAAGGTGGCCTCTCTCTTTCGACTCGGGGATCGGACCGCGGAAAATCTGTTGCACCAGATTCAATCCTTACGGCGCAAGGATCAACGCATTCCCCTGGGACAAGCGCTTCCCGTGGTTGAGGAAGTTCTATCCCGGCTCCGGCTCCTGACGGGCGCAAAGAATCTCCTTGCGGCAGGGAGTCTCCGTCGCTTCCGGGAAACCGTCGGCGACATCGACCTCATGGGAACGGCCGAGAATCCTGAGGCCGTCATCCGTTCCTTTGTAGCCCTGCCTCTGGTCCGAGAAGTCCTGGTCCAGGGACCGACAAAGGCCAGCGTGATCCTGGCCGACGGGCTCCAGGCCGATCTGCGGATGGTGGAACATGAAGCCTTTGGCTCGCTCCTGCAGTATTTTACGGGCAGCCGGCAACACAACATTGCCCTGAGGACCCGCATGCAGAAAAAAGGGCTGAAACTCAGTGAATACGGAATCACCGATGTCGACACGGACAAACTGGAAAAGTTTACCACGGAAGAGGCCTTTTATGGACGCCTGGGGATGCAGTATATCCCGCCGGAAATTCGCGAGGATCGCGGGGAGATCGACCTTGCGGCCAAAAATGCCCTTCCGGAACTGGTCCAGCGTTCCGACATCCGGGGAGATCTCCATGTGCACACGAACTGGAGTGACGGTGCGGCACCCCTGGAGTCCATGGCCCAGGCGGCAAAAGCGGCGGGCTACTCCTATCTTGCCATTACGGATCATTCCGGCGGACTGGGCGTTGCCGGAGGATTGAATGAGGAACGCCTGCTGAAACAGCAACAGGCCATCCGCCGGCTCAATAAAGAGCTGGAAGGAATTCGGCTGCTCTCGGGAATTGAAGTCAATATCCTGGCCGATGGGCGGCTGGACCTGTCGGACGAAATCCTTTCCAGACTGGATGTGGTTGTGGCCTCGGTGCATTCCGCCCTGAACCAGAACGAGGCAAAGATGACCAGGAGAATTCTGAAGGCCCTGGAGAACCCTCATGTGGATATCCTGGCTCACCCTACCGGCCGTCTCATTGGGAAGCGGGAACCCGTCGCCGTGGATCTGGAAGCCGTTTTTCAAGGGGCGGCAGCACACCGCAAGGTACTGGAGATCAATTGCATGCCGGACCGCCTGGATCTTCAGGACATCTCCATATACCGGGCCAGGGAGTTGGGCCTCCTGCTGGCGATCAGCACGGATGCACACCGTCCGGAACATTTCGACCTGATCCGCTTCGGCATCGGCATGGCCCGGCGTGGCTGGTGCCAGCCCTCCTCCATTCTGAACAGCCGACCGGTTGAAGAGGTCCTTGCCCACCTCAAGGGTGGCGATGCCGTCCGATAG
- the secG gene encoding preprotein translocase subunit SecG — MHILINVLHILSCFVLVIVVLLQAGKGANMGAAFGGASQTVFGSSGAGTFLGKMTTAVAIIFMLTSLFLSYTSIRKSSSLMEGASRPVAERPVTTPAPAPAPVPAQLPAKSAAPPVTAPQTQPAK, encoded by the coding sequence GTGCATATTCTGATCAATGTATTACATATCCTTTCCTGTTTCGTCCTTGTAATCGTGGTTCTTCTTCAAGCCGGCAAGGGCGCCAATATGGGGGCGGCATTCGGAGGCGCCAGTCAGACCGTCTTCGGAAGCAGCGGAGCGGGAACATTTCTGGGAAAGATGACGACTGCGGTTGCCATCATTTTCATGCTGACATCCCTTTTTCTTTCGTATACGTCGATCCGTAAGAGTTCTTCTCTGATGGAGGGGGCTTCCCGCCCCGTTGCGGAAAGACCGGTAACGACACCGGCACCAGCTCCGGCCCCGGTACCGGCACAGTTGCCGGCTAAAAGCGCGGCTCCGCCGGTAACCGCCCCACAGACCCAGCCAGCGAAGTGA
- a CDS encoding SDR family oxidoreductase, which translates to MGKLDGKVAVVTGGGRGVGRAICLAYAQEGADVIVNYAGNHAAANEVVAMIEKMGRRAVAVQGRVEIKEEAVKTVQAAVDNFGRIDVLVNNAGATKPAMLHKMTEEQWDAVVNIHLKGPFLCVQAASKYFMEQNYGKIINVTSVAGLVGTTGQINYASAKGGILSFTMSAARELAKFNVTANVISLGIVTTDMTEKITTDEKLKEIYMRRILLARYADPSEVAPAFVFFGCDDSRYVTGQLLRVDGGYGMT; encoded by the coding sequence ATGGGAAAGCTAGATGGTAAGGTAGCGGTCGTAACCGGCGGCGGAAGAGGGGTAGGACGAGCTATTTGTCTTGCCTATGCGCAGGAAGGCGCTGATGTTATCGTAAACTATGCCGGTAATCATGCTGCAGCCAATGAAGTAGTCGCCATGATTGAGAAAATGGGACGCCGGGCAGTGGCCGTTCAGGGGCGTGTCGAAATAAAGGAAGAGGCGGTGAAAACCGTGCAGGCCGCTGTCGATAATTTCGGGAGAATTGATGTTCTCGTAAACAATGCAGGTGCGACAAAACCGGCGATGCTCCATAAAATGACGGAAGAACAGTGGGATGCCGTGGTCAACATCCATTTGAAAGGTCCCTTCCTTTGTGTCCAGGCGGCGTCGAAATATTTCATGGAACAGAATTACGGGAAAATCATCAATGTTACCTCTGTTGCCGGACTGGTGGGAACGACGGGACAGATTAATTACGCTTCGGCGAAAGGCGGTATTCTTTCTTTCACCATGTCCGCAGCAAGAGAGCTTGCAAAATTCAATGTTACAGCAAATGTGATCTCGCTGGGCATTGTGACAACCGATATGACCGAAAAAATCACCACGGATGAAAAATTGAAGGAAATCTACATGCGACGCATTCTCCTCGCACGGTATGCTGATCCGTCAGAAGTGGCCCCCGCATTCGTTTTCTTCGGCTGTGATGATTCAAGGTATGTCACAGGTCAGCTGCTGAGAGTCGACGGCGGCTATGGGATGACCTAA
- a CDS encoding DUF2080 family transposase-associated protein, with protein sequence MGTKESEKKSSLLKPPLSKKLSEKSEEKIMEPSSTKIEDQPVESTADRPSDSNIFQKVKFEVYGEEMISKEVKQSGNSGRVYLPPDWIGKHLKIIRID encoded by the coding sequence ATGGGAACAAAGGAATCAGAAAAAAAGAGCTCATTGTTGAAACCTCCGTTATCCAAAAAACTGTCTGAGAAGTCAGAGGAGAAAATAATGGAGCCGTCATCGACAAAAATCGAGGATCAGCCTGTGGAGAGTACTGCTGATAGACCATCGGACAGCAATATATTTCAAAAAGTCAAATTTGAAGTATATGGGGAAGAAATGATTTCCAAAGAGGTCAAGCAGAGCGGTAACAGTGGCCGGGTTTACTTGCCTCCGGATTGGATCGGAAAACATTTAAAAATTATACGGATTGATTGA
- a CDS encoding GNAT family N-acetyltransferase yields the protein MADEIEIKEIDFRYAPEITAIHRAIMKGNISDSWMQSIELHLRKQDVVGYVAIKDGQVTGYIIGEIKGPSFGLEKSGWIIALESHPNYMGSGIGKALVESIFKYFKQKGVKDIYTALRWDAVDMVSFFISAGFNRSDFINLEKHLDDAVPE from the coding sequence ATGGCAGATGAAATAGAGATAAAAGAAATCGATTTTAGATATGCCCCGGAAATTACGGCCATCCATCGTGCTATCATGAAGGGTAACATTAGCGATTCCTGGATGCAGAGCATCGAACTCCATCTTCGGAAGCAGGATGTGGTTGGCTATGTGGCGATTAAGGACGGCCAGGTGACGGGATATATCATAGGTGAGATCAAGGGGCCGAGTTTCGGCCTGGAAAAAAGCGGCTGGATTATTGCGCTGGAGTCTCATCCAAATTATATGGGAAGCGGAATAGGGAAGGCCCTTGTGGAAAGCATCTTTAAATATTTCAAACAAAAGGGAGTGAAGGATATTTATACAGCTCTGCGGTGGGATGCCGTGGATATGGTTTCCTTCTTTATATCGGCAGGGTTCAATCGCTCCGATTTCATTAATCTGGAAAAACATCTTGACGATGCTGTTCCAGAGTAG
- the rnfB gene encoding RnfABCDGE type electron transport complex subunit B: MDPVLLKLALGGIAFLVCIGLLFGIGLALAAQKFAVEANPKVEEVLEVLAGAQCGGCGYPGCEGYAEAVVNDPDVPTNLCFPGKAAVAEAVAEITGKKVGGAANIIASVRCSRIDGGVGQKYQYLGYETCAGASLAFGGPQECSYACIGLGDCVASCPFGAITLENAYPVIDAAKCVGCGSCMRACPKKVIELIPLKARVWVPCSTHDPGKTVRALCKVGCITCKMCVKACPAGAVSVENDLVRIDHEKCLAYGPECNLACVEKCPRKIFQTFQTEGKKAGDLKAA; the protein is encoded by the coding sequence ATGGATCCAGTATTGTTGAAGTTGGCGCTGGGAGGAATTGCTTTCCTCGTTTGTATCGGATTGTTGTTCGGCATTGGTCTGGCTTTGGCAGCGCAGAAGTTTGCTGTGGAAGCCAACCCGAAAGTGGAGGAAGTGCTGGAAGTCTTAGCCGGTGCACAGTGCGGCGGCTGTGGATATCCAGGTTGTGAAGGATACGCCGAGGCCGTTGTGAACGATCCCGACGTGCCTACAAATCTCTGCTTTCCTGGTAAGGCCGCCGTTGCGGAAGCGGTTGCTGAAATTACGGGAAAAAAAGTAGGGGGTGCGGCAAACATAATTGCCTCGGTCCGGTGTTCCCGTATCGACGGAGGGGTTGGACAGAAATATCAGTATTTAGGCTACGAGACTTGTGCCGGCGCCAGCCTGGCTTTTGGGGGCCCCCAGGAATGCTCCTATGCCTGCATTGGTTTAGGGGATTGCGTGGCATCCTGTCCATTCGGCGCCATTACTCTGGAGAATGCCTATCCGGTGATTGACGCGGCAAAGTGTGTCGGCTGCGGATCCTGTATGCGGGCGTGCCCCAAGAAGGTTATCGAGTTGATCCCTTTGAAAGCTCGTGTGTGGGTACCGTGCAGCACCCATGATCCGGGTAAAACGGTGCGGGCTCTCTGCAAAGTGGGGTGCATTACCTGTAAGATGTGCGTAAAGGCCTGCCCTGCCGGTGCGGTCAGCGTTGAGAACGACTTGGTTCGCATCGACCATGAAAAATGTCTGGCCTATGGACCGGAATGTAATTTAGCTTGTGTTGAGAAGTGTCCTCGCAAGATATTCCAGACATTCCAGACGGAAGGGAAAAAGGCAGGAGACCTTAAGGCAGCCTAG
- a CDS encoding electron transport complex protein RnfA: protein MISFMKRAVQLFLLILVLLIVLPGYSNAENAFLKKSAFKDNRTISIEFAGELDQEWATNPANFKVFEKSNPDVLLPVEKVALSPDKRTVSLNFKDDLNQKEPHVVSTTTVRSQGKDMGTALVDVKKPYIGYLFSILIGAMLINNYVFTKYLGLCVFIGTSKKKDTAIGMGVTFTIVMVISAMISWFLYQFVLKPFRLDFLQVVVFIGLVSLTVQAVDTILRKVNPALFKAFGVYLVLVIANCVILAVPLTLASNEYNAFESFMLALGAGGGFLLALFLMASSRERLELANVPPTFKGLPIAFVTTGLFALAFMGFSGMAIF, encoded by the coding sequence ATGATCTCTTTTATGAAACGCGCTGTACAGCTTTTCCTGCTGATACTTGTCCTGCTGATTGTTCTTCCGGGATACAGTAACGCGGAAAACGCCTTCTTAAAAAAGTCCGCCTTCAAGGATAACCGCACCATCTCGATTGAGTTCGCGGGAGAACTGGACCAGGAATGGGCCACCAATCCAGCCAATTTCAAGGTGTTTGAAAAGTCGAATCCTGATGTCCTTCTTCCCGTCGAAAAGGTGGCCCTGAGCCCTGACAAGCGGACGGTATCTCTCAATTTCAAAGACGATCTAAACCAGAAAGAACCTCATGTCGTCAGTACGACGACGGTTCGCTCACAGGGCAAGGACATGGGAACGGCCCTGGTAGACGTTAAAAAACCCTATATCGGATATCTCTTTTCAATTCTGATCGGGGCCATGCTTATTAATAACTATGTCTTTACCAAGTACCTTGGACTCTGTGTTTTTATCGGAACATCGAAGAAAAAGGATACGGCGATCGGCATGGGCGTGACCTTCACAATCGTCATGGTCATAAGCGCCATGATTTCCTGGTTCCTGTATCAGTTCGTTCTGAAACCCTTCCGACTTGATTTCCTGCAGGTTGTCGTTTTTATTGGCCTAGTCTCGCTTACGGTTCAGGCAGTTGATACGATTCTCCGCAAAGTCAATCCAGCTCTTTTCAAGGCGTTCGGTGTGTACCTTGTCCTGGTGATCGCAAACTGCGTCATTCTGGCTGTTCCTTTGACGCTGGCAAGCAATGAATACAACGCCTTTGAAAGTTTCATGCTGGCATTGGGAGCTGGCGGCGGCTTCCTTCTTGCCCTCTTTTTGATGGCATCATCCAGAGAGAGGCTGGAACTGGCCAACGTACCGCCGACATTCAAAGGTCTGCCCATTGCCTTTGTAACAACCGGCCTTTTCGCTCTAGCGTTTATGGGCTTTTCCGGGATGGCCATATTTTAA